The proteins below come from a single Aegilops tauschii subsp. strangulata cultivar AL8/78 chromosome 6, Aet v6.0, whole genome shotgun sequence genomic window:
- the LOC109754046 gene encoding BTB/POZ and MATH domain-containing protein 1-like, whose protein sequence is MTSSRLEDYQFVMSSFAGITVLADGDLSPSTVKTIDTGTDYGYHLLVVQDYSHTKEVRHIGRGICSRAFMVGGHTWYIKYYPNGESSKRADYISLHVSLLDYDEDYQKTVKAKVCISFIDQVEKHKPMYIHGTETRTFGGSSFMQLDKFIKKDTLEQSVHLKDECFTIRCDIMVLNTDDNAGGNEVLPPDVHHQFENLLRNKVGADVTFEVSGEMFTAHRCVLAARSTVFMAQLFGPMKEGTTTSGAIQIKDMEAKVFRALLSFIYTDSFPEMEEEHKAHVVEQGQEEDEIRLRWLQELLVAADRYDVKGLKFICEKQFCEHIVVRSVMSTLALAEQHNCRRLKGAGFRFLQVQTPSRLQTVMASSGWDHVFTTYPSVLKHLIAKLIALNQQK, encoded by the exons ATGACGTCGAGCCGGCTTGAAG ACTACCA GTTCGTCATGTCTTCGTTCGCCGGCATAACTGTCTTGGCCGACGGCGACCTGAGCCCTTCCACCGTCAAGACCATCGACACCGGCACGGACTACGGGTACCACCTACTTGTGGTCCAAGACTACTCGCATACCAAAGAAGTAAGACACATCGGCAGGGGCATCTGCTCCCGTGCTTTCATGGTAGGAGGCCATACATGGTACATCAAGTACTACCCTAATGGGGAGAGCTCGAAACGTGCCGATTACATTTCTCTGCATGTCTCCCTTCTCGATTACGACGAGGATTATCAGAAGACTGTGAAAGCAAAGGTGTGTATCAGTTTCATCGACCAGGTTGAGAAGCACAAGCCAATGTACATTCACGGAACCGAAACGCGCACCTTCGGAGGCTCTTCTTTTATGCAGCTCGACAAGTTTATAAAAAAAGACACCCTTGAACAATCAGTGCATCTAAAGGATGAGTGTTTCACCATCCGGTGTGACATCATGGTCCTCAACACTGACGATAATGCTGGTGGCAACGAGGTGCTCCCGCCTGACGTACACCACCAATTCGAAAATCTCCTTCGAAATAAGGTGGGTGCTGATGTAACATTCGAGGTCAGCGGCGAGATGTTCACCGCACATAGGTGTGTGCTTGCAGCCCGATCCACGGTGTTCATGGCACAACTCTTTGGTCCCATGAAGGAGGGCACTACTACGTCCGGCGCCATACAGATCAAGGACATGGAAGCGAAAGTGTTCAGGGCTTTGCTTAGCTTCATCTACACAGATTCATTCCCTGAGATGGAGGAGGAGCACAAGGCACATGTTGTGGAACAAGGACAAGAAGAGGATGAAATACGGCTGCGATGGCTTCAGGAATTGTTGGTTGCGGCGGACAGATATGATGTCAAAGGGCTCAAGTTCATCTGTGAAAAGCAGTTTTGTGAACACATAGTTGTGCGCTCAGTGATGTCCACTCTTGCTCTAGCCGAGCAGCACAACTGCCGGCGATTGAAGGGGGCGGGCTTCAGGTTTCTCCAAGTTCAGACTCCCTCACGTTTGCAAACTGTAATGGCGTCTAGTGGCTGGGATCATGTCTTCACGACCTATCCCTCGGTTTTGAAGCATCTCATTGCCAAACTTATTGCTTTGAACCAGCAGAAGTAA
- the LOC120966769 gene encoding uncharacterized protein, with product MADEELTDIMVDMKFGELMKDWIEDWSDDENSDHEDRSENGNKWDDLNENNSELSNEDYISQFISECHNAYDYYGESDVETGLNDESLDAPDSGESQSSVTLSEVTQDDGAKNVQDTASADDKRDMFIYARDNGFSIRKNKVRQGKGDSKLLTEEGHSRRLRAETHCFCEAHLTVKLDQKRGVWYVESFEDKHSHMLAGPDKVPFLWSHRKIKEYQKHEIMSMGAVGIRIHDMMDCFISKHVWYGGVGFTRRDIYNLCAKEKRKLLSKGDAATAIGIMASRK from the exons ATGGCGGACGAGGAGTTAACTGATATCATGGTAGACATGAAGTTTGGAGAACTGATGAAAGACTGGATAGAAGATTGGTCAGATGATGAAAATTCAGATCATGAAGATCGGTCAGAGAATGGGAACAAATGGGACGATCTTAAT GAAAACAACTCGGAGCTCTCGAATGAAGATTACATTAGTCAG TTCATTTCCGAATGTCATAATGCATACGACTATTACGGTGAATCCGACGTGGAGACAGGCCTTAATGATGAATCATTAGATGCACCTGATTCTGGGGAGTCCCAGTCGTCGGTCACCTTGAGTGAG GTGACACAAGATGATGGGGCAAAGAATGTCCAAGATACTGCCAGTGCGGATGATAAGAGGGATATGTTCAT CTATGCTAGAGATAATGGTTTCAGCATTAGAAAGAATAAGGTCAG ACAAGGGAAAGGTGACAGCAAGTTGCTAACCGAGGAAGGACACAGCCGTAGGCTCAGAGCCGAGACACACTGCTTTTGCGAAGCGCACCTGACCGTCAAGCTTGACCAAAAGCGTGGTGTTTGGTATGTTGAAAGTTTTGAGGACAAGCATAGCCATATGTTGGCAGGACCGGACAAGGTACCTTTTCTTTGGTCCCACAGAAAAATCAAAGAGTACCAGAAGCATGAGATAATGTCCATGGGAGCTGTAGGGATTAGAATTCACGACATGATGGATTGCTTCATCAGCAAACATGTATGGTACGGCGGTGTTGGTTTTACCAGGCGTGACATATACAACCTTTGCGCCAAGGAGAAGAGGAAGCTGCTTTCAAAAGGTGATGCTGCCACAGCCATAGGCATCATGGCCAGTAGGAAATAG
- the LOC141025730 gene encoding protein FAR1-RELATED SEQUENCE 9-like — MYKKRRLWAAAYLTEGFWLGMKSNQQSESLNSCLHLHLDGEMTLVDMILHYENAVVRIRENEARDDCTASQSLPVPVTISRELEIAASHVFTPANFYMLQDDLRKIGGMEIVEIKLGDGSQQYIVAWKNNQKRRFWVEYTPVNSAETIRCSCRRMIRKGLPCKHIFHVLKHLNISEIPKCLVLVRFTKEARLGLPARRTSDLLGFGWTGARERMKYSQVSVLASEAMHAACKHPALWDQLQESLKVVIAKSHEYDLLQENLIKQTNDISKCAVEYVDDGEGNLIAIKDPMKVSSKGATKVDERRPISKNGRPLSFDELKTRCGACKLLGHTRRSKKCKLNQK, encoded by the coding sequence ATGTATAAGAAGAGAAGACTGTGGGCCGCGGCTTATCTAACAGAGGGGTTTTGGCTTGGCATGAAAAGCAACCAGCAGAGTGAAAGCCTGAACTCATGCCTTCACCTCCACCTAGACGGTGAAATGACCCTGGTGGATATGATTTTGCACTATGAGAACGCTGTTGTGCGTATCCGTGAAAACGAGGCGCGAGATGACTGCACGGCCTCACAGAGTTTACCGGTGCCAGTTACTATCTCGAGGGAACTTGAGATAGCTGCTTCTCACGTCTTCACTCCAGCAAACTTCTATATGTTGCAAGATGATCTTAGAAAAATTGGCGGCATGGAGATTGTAGAAATTAAGCTGGGAGACGGATCACAGCAGTACATCGTGGCCTGGAAGAATAACCAGAAGCGCCGTTTTTGGGTGGAGTATACACCAGTAAATTCCGCAGAAACTATAAGGTGCAGCTGCAGAAGAATGATTCGAAAGGGTCTACCTTGCAAGCACATATTCCATGTACTGAAGCACTTGAACATATCTGAAATACCAAAGTGTTTAGTTCTTGTTCGGTTCACGAAAGAAGCAAGGTTGGGACTGCCCGCGAGGCGCACAAGCGATCTGTTGGGATTTGGTTGGACTGGGGCCAGGGAAAGAATGAAATATAGCCAGGTCAGTGTGTTAGCGTCTGAAGCTATGCATGCGGCATGCAAACACCCTGCTTTGTGGGATCAGTTACAGGAGAGTTTGAAGGTTGTGATAGCTAAGAGTCATGAGTATGATCTGCTACAGGAAAATTTGATCAAGCAAACAAATGACATCAGTAAGTGTGCAGTTGAATATGTGGACGATGGTGAAGGCAACTTGATTGCGATTAAAGATCCTATGAAAGTGTCAAGCAAAGGTGCAACAAAGGTAGATGAGAGGCGCCCTATCTCGAAAAATGGTAGACCACTCTCTTTTGATGAGCTGAAAACCCGGTGCGGCGCTTGCAAATTGCTAGGACACACTAGACGTAGCAAGAAATGCAAACTAAATCAGAAGTAA